CTGGCCGAACGGCTGGGCCGCCGAATCGACTCCGCGCGCGGCGACTGGCAGGTGGGTCGAGCACTGGTGGCGCAGGGGCGCAGCGACGAAGCGGACGGGTACCTGGCCCGCGCGGCGGCCGACCTCACCGACCCGCGGGACCGCGCGGAGGCGACGGCGCTGCGGGCCTTGAACATGTACTGGGGAGGTCGACGGCCCGACCGTGCCCGTGCGGTGATCGACGCGGGCCGCCGCGAGCTGCCCACCGAGGCACTTTCCGGGCTGCTCGCCGCAGAGGTGGGGGTCGCGGCGTTCGGCGGCGACGCGGGCGGTGCCCGGGCGTCCATGGCGCGGTTGGCCGCCGATCGGCCCCGGGACCCCCTGCTGGCGACGGCCGTCGCGGCGCTGCTCCCGTACCTGCTGCTGTTCAGCGGGCAGCCGGGACGGGCGGTGCGGATGTTCGACACCGGCGACGTCGACATCCCGGAGACCTGGCCGACGATGCGGGCCGCGACGCAGGCCTGCCACGTGCAGTCCCTGCTGTTGTCCGGACGGCTGCACGAGGCCGAACGACTGGCTCAGTGCTACTACCAGGACGCGGTGGCCCGGGGCGTCGCGGACGCGGTCGGGCTGCTCGCCTTCTCCCGGGGCAAGTGTGCCTATCACGCCGGGCAGATGCGCCGGTCGATGCGCTGGCTGCACGAGGCGCGCACCCTCGCCGCCAACACCCTGTTCCCGATCCGGGACTACGTGCTGTCGGCCAACGCCTACGTGGCGGCGCAGTTGGGTGAGCTGGCCGAGAGCAGACGACTGCTGCGGCAGCTCATCGACGACCGTGCCGACGGCGACGGGAACTCCGGCGGCCTGGTGGCCATCGACGCCGAGCTGACCACGGCCTGGCTGACCGCCGCCGAGGGACGGCCGGCCACGGCCACCGCCATGCTGCGCGAGCTGCACGGGCGGGCTGAGCAGGCGACGACGGTCACGGTCGAGTGCCTGCACCTGCTCTCCCGCCTGGAGCCCAGCGTCGCGACCGCTGAGCAACTGGCCAAGGCCACGGCCGACTGTGACAGTCCGCTGTTCGAACTGTGGTCCGACTACGCCCACGCGCTCGCCGGCGACGACCCGGCGGCGCTGGAACGGGTCGGCACCGCGCTGGAGGCCAGTGGATACCTGACGCTCGGCTTGGAGGCGGTGGTCGCCGCCGAGGCGGCGTGCGGGCGCCGCGGCGACCAACGCCGGGCGAACCTGCTGGCCCGTCGGGCGGATCTGCTACGGGAACGGTGCGACGGATACTGGCCGCCCCTGAGCCCTCGGCCAACGGACCGGGACGGGCTGACTCCGCGGGAACGGCAGATCTGCGAACTGGCCTCGACCGGGCACGACAACGCGGCGATCGCGGCGGAGTTGGTGTTGTCGGTGCGGACCGTGGAGAACCATCTTCAGCGGGCGTACGTCAAGCTCGGCGTGCGGGGCCGGAACGGACTGACCAAGGCGATCGACGCACGGCAGGCCGGTTGAGGGCGGCTGCGACCGCACGGCACCCGTCCAGCATCCGGTGACCCGGCGCCATGGCCGGGTCAGCCGGTGCGCCGGGTCAGCCGGTGCGCCGGGAGCGGGCCAGAGCCAGCCCACCGAGGACCATGGCGATCAGCCCCACCACCAGGGCCACGTAGGCCCCGCCTCGCCCGTTGCCGGTGCCGATGCCGCTGTCGGAGGTGGCCACCACCAGCCCGCCGAGGGCCAGGCCGATCAGCCCTCCGGCCAGGGCCATGGTGGCCCCGAGGAGCCCGTTGCTGGTGCCGATACGACCGGTGGGGCGGGCCAGCGCCAGCCCACCGATGATCGCGCCGGCCAGCCCCAGCACGGCGGCCACGCTTGCCCCGAGTCGCCCGGCGCTCATGGCGTAGACATCGGCGGCGGTCGGCTGGGCCGAGACGTTCGCTACCGCCGGTGCGGCGAACCCGAAACCTCCGAGCAGGACGGCTCCGGCCACGGTGAGTACACGTCGGACTGACGTCAGGGCTCCCGGTGGGTTCATGTTCTCTCCAAATTCGTGCGGCTGCCTGCCGAGGTTTCGGATGCCGCCTGATCATGTCGCCGGGCGCACCGCCAGTCGTCCAGCAGATGCAGGCAATTCGCGCTGCCGCCGATGACGCACCCGACTACTGCGGACGCCGCAGGCGCCGGGAAGGTACTGCGTTCGCGGTAGACAGCCGCTCGTCCGTGAGCAGGAGTCGCCAGCAGCGACATCGGACTAAGGTGCGGCCATGAGCACAGGACGGTCCGGCGATCGGGCCGCTGTCACCGATTGGGCGATCGCCGTTTGCGTGGCAGCGGTGCTGGTGGTCGCCGGGCTGTCCGAGAACCACTCCACCACGGACCTTGACCTACTCGGCTACGTACTGTTGGTGGCCGGTGGGCTGGCTCTGGTCGCGCGCCGCCGGGCTCCGGTTCCCGTCCTGGCCGTCACCGGGCTGTGCGCGGTGGGTTACCAGGCGGTCGGTTTTGACGTGCCCGCCGTCGCGTTCCTGTTCGCGGTGTACGCCGCCGTACGGGCGGGCCACCGCGTCAGCACGGTCCTAGCGGCGGTGCTGATGCTGGCCGCTCTCCCGGTCGCGGCCCTCGCCCTGCCGCAGGACATGTCCGTGGCCGAGGCGCTCGCTCGCGCCCGGGGTGCCCTGGAGGTGGCCTGGCTGGTCGCCGCCGGTGCCGCGGGTGAAGCGCTGCGGCAGGCCGAGCGGCGGGCGGACGAAGCCGAGCGCACCCGGGAGGAGACCGCGCGCCGCCGCGCTGACGAGGAGCGGCTGCACATCGCGCGGGAGTTGCACGACTCGCTCACCCACCAGATCTCGATCATCAAGGTGCAGGCCGAGGTGGCTGTCCACCTGGCCCGCAAACGGGGTGAAGAGGTGCCGGAGGCGCTGTTGGCGATCCGGGAGGCCGGTCGCGAGGCGACCCGGGAGCTGCGAGCGACCCTGGAGGCGCTGCGCGACGACGACACGACCCCGCCGCATGGGCTCGACCATCTCCCGGAACTGGTGGAACGGGCCCGGCTGACCGGCCTGGACGCGACGTTGACGATCGGAGGGCAACGCCACGAGGTGCCGGCCGCGGTGGACCGGACCGCGTACCGGATCGTTCAGGAGTCCCTCACCAACATCGCCCGTCACGCGGCCGCCGCGACGGCGTCGGTCCGGATCGACTACCGTCCGGACGCCCTCGCGATCCGAGTCGACGACGACGGCGAGGCCACGCCGGACACCGCCCCGATGCCTGGCGTCGGGCTGCTCGGGATGCGCGAGCGAGTCACCGCCCTCGGCGGTCGCCTGCGGGCGGAGCCGCGCAACGGGGGCGGCTTCACCGTCCACGCCGAACTCCCCGTGGGCCGCACGTCATGATCCGCGTACTGCTGGTCGACGATCAGCCGCTGCTGCGCAGCGGCTTCCGCGCGCTCCTCGACGTCGAAGACGACATCGAGGTGGTGGCCGAGGCCGCCGACGGCAGGGAGGGCCTGGTTCTCGCCAGGGAACACCTGCCCGACATCGCGCTCATCGATATCCAGATGCCGGTCATGGACGGCATCGAGGCGACCCGGCGGATCGCCGCGGACCCGACCCTGGCCCGGGTGCACGTCGTCATCCTGACCAACTACGGCCTCGACGAACACGTTTTCCACGCGCTGCGCGCCGGCGCCGCCGGGTTCCTGGTCAAGGACATCGAGCCGGCGGACTTTCTGCACGCCATCCGGGTCGCCGCGCGCGGCGACGCGCTGCTCGCCCCGTCGATCACCCGCAAGCTGATCAACCGGTACGTCACCGAGCCGCTCCACACCGGCGTCGGCACGACGCTGAAGGGGCTGACCACCCGCGAACGCGAGACCGTCGCCCTCCTCGCGCAGGGCCTGTCCAACGACCAGATCGCCGAACGCATGGTGATCAGCCCGATGACCGCCAAGACCCACATCAACCGGGCGATGACCAAGCTCCATGCCCGTGACCGCGCCCAACTCGTGGTCCTCGCCTACGAATCCGGCCTGGTGGTCCCGCGCAACCGCTGACGCCCGCCGACCTCGGTGGTGGCGCTCAGCGGGTCTTCTTCGTTGCCCGCTTGCGAGGCGGCGTCAGCAGGTCGGCGATTGCCGCGATCGCGGAGGGCACAAGGCGGTAGTACGCCCAGACGCCGCGCTTCTCGCGCTCGAGCAGGCCGGCCTCGGTGAGGATCCGAAGGTGATGACTCACGGTCGGTTGGGAGAGGCCAAGCGGCGCGGTGAGGTCAGTCACGGACGCCTCGCCCTGCGGAGCGGCCTGGATCAGACTGAGCAGTCGCAGCCGGGCCGGATCGGCGAATGCCTTCAGCACTCCCGCGAGCCGCTCGGCATCGGCGCGTTTGATCGGCTCGCCGGCCAGCGGCGAGATTGCAGGCATACCAGTTTTCGCAGCTCCCACGTCTTCCATCGTTTCACAGTCGGCGTCAGCGGGGCGGCATCTCCCGCCGGGACGGGAACGGCGTGCCGGGCTGACCGAGAGTGGATCGGGCGCGCAGCCCGACCGGGTCCGGGGCGGCGGTGGGTGGCGCGACAGCCGACTCCGGGGCCCGCCGGGCGTCCAGGTACGCGGCGGCGGCCCGGTCGTCGTCGGTCGGCGCGGCGAGCAGGGCGTAGAGCAGACCAACCACGCCGAAGATCACCGCCAACACGATTGGCACCAGCAGGTTGCCCATCCCGGTGCCGGCCACATCGGTCACGCCACCCTCAGCCTCGTGCTGGTGCACCGAGAGGGCGCTCATGCCGGTGAAGTGCATGCCGTTCACGGCGACGCCCATGACCAGCGCGGAAGCGAAGATCGCCAGTGGTCGGCGGACGGTCATGGCGAGCCACAGTGCGACGGTGGCCGCCACTACCGCGATCACCACCGAGAGCGCGACCCGGGTGGTGTCGTAGCCGAGGCTGCCGTTCAGGCGCATCGCCGCCATTCCGGTGTAGTGCATGGCGGCCACGCCGGCACCGGTGAAGATGCCGCCGGCGACCAGCCGTACCGGGTTCAGCCGGCCGGTGCCCACGATGGCCAGACCGATGCCGACCGCCACCACGGCGATGACCGTACTGGCCGCGGTGAGCGGTACGTCGTACCGGATCCGGGTGCCGTCGACGGCGAAGCCGAGCATGGCCATGAAGTGCATCGCCCAGATGGCGGTGCCGCCGATGGCCCAGGCGGCCAGCAGCCCCCACCAGGCACGCTGGCCGGCGGTTCCGGCCGTACGGATACGCCCGGCGCAGATGAGCCCGAGGACCGAACCGAGGACGGACAGCGCGTAGCTCAGCGCGGGTGTGATCCACCCGTACTCAAAGTGATTGATCTCCGCCACGGCGGCCTTCTCCCCATTCGTTACCGGCGCGTACGGAAGCGCCCGGGCAATGATCGGGGGTGCCCGGAGCAGGCGCAACAGCGCCCCGGGCCCAATTCGGGGGGTGCTGTTGCGGTGACCGTGTGATGCGTCGATTGCTCAGCGGCGATGACCGAAAGTGATGATCAGGCGGAGGTGTGGTAGGCCAGCACGCCCCGGTTGATGGCCGAAATCGCCTGCCGGGCGGTGGAGCGCAGCTCCGGCGACGCGCCGCCGGAGTCGGCAAGTTGACCGAGGAGATCGACCACCTGCCGCGCCCACCGGACGAAGTCACCGGCCGGCATCTCGCCGTCGATCTCGTGACCGCTGCCGAGCACCTTGGCCAGTGCTTCGCCTCGGGCCCACCGGAAGACCGGCCAGGCGAAGCCGAGATCGGGCTCCCGGGTCGCGGTCAGGCCGCGCGCCGCCTCGTCGGCCTCGATCTCGCCCCACAGCTTCAGCGTCTCGTCCACCGCGTCGGCCACCGGCCCGCGGGGCAGCGACGCCCGCTCGTCGACGTCGCGGCGCGCCTCGAAGACCACCACGGACACCGCGGCGGCCAGCTCGGCCGGGGTGAGCCCGTCCCACACGCCACGGCGCAGGCACTCGGCGACCAGCAGATCCGCCTCGGTCCAGATCCGGCCGAGCATCCGACCGGCGTCGGTGACCGCGCCGTCGCGGGCGAGGTAGCCGCGCTCGGTCAGCAGGGCGACGATCCGGTCGAAGGTCCGGGCCAACGAGCCCGTACGCCCGGAGACCCGCTCGCGCAACTCCTCGGTGTCGCGCTCCAGGCGCCGGCGCCGCTCCGCCCAGCGGGCGTGCTCCTCCCGCTCCGGGCAGGCGTGACAGGGGTGGTTGCGCAGCTCGGTGCGGAGCTGGGTGAGCCGGTGGTCCTCGCCGGTCACCTGCCGGGAGCGGCCACCGCGTCGGCCGCCGTGCCGGTCCAGGCCGGTGCCGCTGACCTCGGCGGCGAGATCGCGCCGGGCGCCCGGCGAGCGGTGGTTGAAGTGCTTGGGCACCCGGATCCGGGCCAGCACCTCGGCCGGGGTGGTGAAGTCGCCGGGGCTGACCCGCCCGGCCCAACGGTCCTGGGTGAGCACCAGGGGCCGGGGCTCGCCGAACCCGCCGGTCGCCGGGTCCAGCACAACGGCCAGCCCGGCCCGCCGGCCCGACGGCACCCGGATCACGTCACCGATCCGCAGCCGCTCCAGAGACGCCACCGCGGCGGCCTTGCGCTGGGACTGCCCCTGCCGGGCGATGGCCTTCTCCCGGTCGGCGATCGCCACCCGCAGCGCGAAGTACTCGTCGAATTCGCCGTGGTGGCAGGCGGCCTCCGCGCCGTACGCCTCGATGGTCTCGGTGTTGCGCTGCACCTGCCGCGCCAGGCCGACCACCGACCGGTCCGCCTGGAACTGGGCGAACGAGGACTCCAGCAGGGCTCGGGCCGGCTCCGCCCCGACCGTGCCGACCAGGTTCACCGCCATGTTGTACGAGGGCCGGAAGCTGGAGCGCAGCGGGTAGGTGCGAGTGGAGGCGAGCCCGGCCACGTGCCGCGGGTCGGTCTCCGGGGACCACACCACCACGGCGTGCCCCTCGACGTCGATGCCGCGCCGGCCGGCCCGCCCGGTGAGCTGGGTGTACTCCCCCGGGGTCAGGTCGACGTGTGCCTCGCCGTTGTACTTGACCAGCCGCTCCAGGACCACGCAGCGGGCCGGCATGTTGATGCCCAGCGCGAGGGTCTCGGTGGCGAAGACCGCCTTGACCAGGCCCCGGACGAACAGCTCCTCGACGATCTCCTTGAACACCGGCAGCATGCCGGCGTGGTGGGCGGCCAGGCCGCGCTCCAACCCGTCGAGCCACTCCCAGTAGCCCAGCACCGACAGGTCCTCGCCGGGGATGGCGGTGACCCGGGACTCGACCACCCGGCGGATCTCGGCCCGCTCCTCGGGCGAGGTGAGCCGCAGCCCGGCGGCGAGGCACTGCTGCACCGCGGCGGCGCAGCCGGCCCGGCTGAAGATGAACAGGATCGCCGGCAGCAGACCTTCACGGTCGAGTCGGTCGACGATGTCCGGGCGCATCGGGCCACGCCAGCGCGGGCCGCGCCGGCCGGCGCCGGGTCCGGCGCTGCGCCCCTCCCCCAGCTCCAGGCGGCGGACGGTGTCGCGGGTGTAGCGCAGCAGCTCCGGGTGCACGTCGTGCTTGCGGGCGGCGTCGGCGTCGTGGAACAGGTCGAACATCCGCTTGCCGACCAGCATGTGCTGCCACAGCGGCACCGGCCGGTGCTCGCTGACCACCACGGCGGTCTCGCCGCGCACGGTGACCAGCCAGTCGGCGAACTCCTCGGCGTTGGAGACGGTCGCCGACAGCGAAACCAGGGTGACCGAGGCGGGCAGGTGGATGATCACCTCTTCCCACACCCCGCCGCGGAACCGGTCGGCGAGGTAGTGCACCTCGTCCATCACCACGTAGGCCAGCCCCTGCAGGGTGCTGGAGCCCGCGTAGAGCATGTTGCGCAGCACCTCGGTGGTCATCACCACCACCGGCGCGTCGCCGTTGATCGCGTTGTCGCCGGTGAGCAGACCGACCTGCGCGGCGCCGTACCGGGCGACCAGGTCGTGGTACTTCTGGTTGGACAGCGCCTTGATCGGCGTGGTGTAGAAGCACTTGCGCCGGACCGGTGGGGTCGCCGGATCGTCGGACGCCGCCGGGTCGCCGGGCCGCCCGCGCAGCGCCAGGTGTACGGCGAACTCCCCGACCACGGTCTTGCCGGCTCCGGTGGGGGCGCACACCAGCACCCCGCTGCCCCGCTCCAGGGACTGACACGCCTCCCGCTGGAAGTCGTCGAGGTCGAACCCCAGGTCAAGGGCGAACTCGTCCAGCGCCGGAAACTCTGAGGCCTGTGCGGCCCGGCGGCGCGCCGCGACGTACCGCTCGGCGGGGCTCGACATGGTTCCAAGATTAGTGCGTGCCGGGACAGGACACCCGACAAGGCCGTCTGGAGGCGCCGCCGGGGGCGGTCGGTAGGGTGCACGGCGTGCCGGACCATGCCGAACCGCCCCTGACTCGTCCGCCGGGCAGCGCCGAAGACGCCGCCGCCCCCCGGGCGTCCCGACGGCCCGTCAAGGCGGTGCTCTTTGACTTCCACGGCACCCTGGCGCAGGTGGAGGAGCCCCGGCAGTGGGTGCTGTCGGCCGCGGCGGCGTGCGGGGTCACCCTGGATCGGGTCCGGGCCACCTCGCTGGCCGACCGGCTGTTGACCGCCGGGCGGGCGGGCGGCCCACTGCCGGCCCGGGTGCCGCCACGGCTGGCCGAGCTGTGGTCCGACCGGGATCTCTACGAGCACGCCCACCGGGGCGCGTACACGGGGCTGGCCGAGACCGTCGACGCGGGCATCGAGGGGTTCGCCGACGCCCTGTACGAGCGACTGCTGATCGCCGAGGGCTGGGTGCCGTACCCGGACACCGCCCCCACCCTGAGCGCGCTGCGCGACGCTGGCGTGCGGGTGGGGGTGGTCAGCAACATCGGCTTCGACCTGCGGCCGCACTTCGACGCCTGGGGCTTGACCGGGCTGGTGGACGCGTTCGTGCTCTCGTACGAGGTGGGGCGGTGCAAGCCCGATCCGGCGATCTTCCTGCGCGCCTGCGGGATGCTCGGCGTCGACCCGGAGCAGACGCTGATGGTCGGTGACTCGCCGGCGGACGCGGGCGCGGTGGCCGCCGGCTGCGCGGTGCTGGTGCTGCCGGCCGCCGACCCCGGCCGGGAGAACGGGCTGGGCGCCGTGCTGGACCTGGCCCTGACGGCCTGAGCGCGCCTGATCGGCCCGGGCTCGCCGGGTCATCACACCAGGCGGTGCGGTCAGCCGGCGACGACCTCGTGGGCGAGTGCGACCAGGTCGGCGACGCCCGGGTGTCGGGGCGGGTGCCGCCAGGCCAGCAGCACGGTGATGTCGGGAGCGTCGGTGAGTGGCCGGTACGCCACCGCCGGGGTGGGATACATCGCGGCGGTCGCGGAGGTGGTGACCCCGACCGCCCGACCGGCGCTGATCGCGGCGAGCCAGTCGTCGGTGTTCACCACCGGCACCACGGTCGCCGGCGCGGCGCCCGCCGGCCAGAGGTCGAGCGTGGTGGTGCCGGTGGCGGTGTTCACCGCGAGGGGCTGGTCGACCAGGTCGGCCAGGGTGAGCACGGCCCGCTCGGCCAACGGGCTGTCCGCCGGCACGGTGGCCAGCCGGGGCTCGGTGAGCAGCCGCACGGTGCGTACGTCGGGCAGATCGACCGGCTGGCGCAGCACCGCGACGTCCACGGCGCCCCGGGCCAGCCCTGCGCTGCGGTCGTCGATGCGGAGCAACTCCAGCGGCGTGTCGGGGTGGGCGCGCCGCCACCGGCGCAGCAGGGTGACGGTGTGCCCGCCCAGCGCCGACCAGGCGTGCCCGAGCCGCAGCGGGCGCCCGGCGGCGTACCCCGGGTCCAGCACGTCGTCGACGGCCGCGACCGCGGCGGCGGCCCGGTCACGCAGCGACCGGCCGGCCGGGGTCAGGTGCAGATGGTGGGTGGACCGGTCGACCAACCGGATCCCCAGATGGTCCTCCAGCTGGCGGAGCGTGCGCGACAGCGCGGGCTGGGTGACCCGGAGTCGCCCGGCGGCGCGGGTGATGCTGCCCTCCTCGGCGATGGCCAGGAAGGCACGCAGGTGCCGCAGCTCCACGGTCATAACTGGGGAGCATAACCGCAGTGGAACCGGCATTTCCCTCCCCCGCGCCGCGTCCCCTAGCGTCGCCACCGTGACCGACACCCTGCTGCCCGACCGGCCGACACCCGCTCCCGCGCCGACCGGCCGAGCCGGTGGCGTCGGCGCGGTGGGCATGGTGCTCGGTGGGGCGCTGTCGGTGCAGTTCGGCTCCGCCGTGGCCGCCCTGCTCTTCCCGCGTAGCGGGGTGGCCGGCGCGGTGACCCTGCGACTGACGATCTCGGCCGTGCTGCTGCTCATCGTCTGCCGGCCCCGACTGCGCGGCCACGACCGGGCGGCCTGGGCCGCGGCGGGCGCGTTCGGGCTGGCACTGGCCGGCATGAACTCGCTGTTCTACCAGGCCATCGAGCGGATCCCGCTGGGCCCGGCGGTGACCCTGGAGGTGCTCGGCCCACTGGCGCTGTCGGTGTTCACCGCCCGCCGGCTGGCCAGCTGGTGCTGGGCGGGGCTGGCGCTGGCCGGGGTGGCGCTGCTCGGGCAGGGCGGCTTCGACCGGCTGAACCCGGCCGGGGTGGCCTTCGCGTTCGGCGCGGGCGCCATGTGGGCCGCGTACATCGTGCTCAGCGCCCGGGTCGGCAGCCGGTTCCCGGGCGCGGACGGGCTGGCCCTGGCGCTGACCCTCGCCGCGCTCGTCACCCTGCCCCTCGGGATCATCGACGGCGGCGCCGCGCTGCTCGACCCGGCCGTGCTGGCGCTCGGCACGGCCCTCGCGGTGCTCGCCTCCGGGCTGCCGTACACGCTGGAGCTGCTGGCGCTGCGCCGGATGCCCACGGCCACGTTCGCGGTGCTGATGAGCCTCGGCCCGGCCATCGCCACGCTGGCCGGTTGGCTGGTGCTGCGGCAGGCGTTGACCCTGCTGGAGTGCGCCGCCATCGTGCTGGTCATCGCGGCCAGCATCGGCGCGGTACGGGTCAGCGCAGCAGCCGCAGGGCGCCCGGCACGGCAGTGATCGTCACCGGCAGGTCCAGCGAGCGCTCGCCGTCGGCGTAGGTGGTGATGCCCTCGGCGGTCAGCTCCACCGTCCGTGCCCGGTACGTGCGGACCAGGGGGTGGCTGACGTGGGTGCCCTGGTAGATGCGCGGCTTGACCCGGATCAGGGTGCGCCGGTTGATCCGGCCACCCACCACCACGTCGAGCAGCCCGTCGGTCGGGTCGGCGTCGGGGCAGATCCGCATCCCCCCGCCGTAGGTCGGGCAGTTGCCCACCGCCACCAGCACCGCGTCCAACTCGTGCTGCTCCCCGTCCAGGCGCAGCGTGTACCGGCGGGGCCGCAACCGTGCCAGCTCGACGAGGATCGCCAGGTCATACCGGCGAGGGCCACGCGGCCAGCGCATCCGATTGGCCCGCTCGTTGACGATCGCGTCGAATCCGGCCGCGAGGACCGCCCCGTACCAGCGCTGGACGCCGTCAGCGCCGGTCATCGAGGCGAGGTCGACGAGGTGGCTCCGGCCGGCACGCAGCGCCTCGGCGATCACCGTCACCGCCGCCAGCGGATCGGCCGGGAAGCCGGTGTCGAGGGCGAAGTCGTTACCGGTACCGGCCGGCACCGCGCCGAACGGCACATCGGTGCCGGCGACAGCCTGCAGCGCCCGGTGCACGGTCCCGTCCCCGCCGACCGCGACCAGCGCACCGGCGCCGTCGGCTACCGCGGCGTGGCAGGCCGCCTCCGCCTCGCCGGGACTGGACGCCGACAGCAGCCGGACCGGTCGGTCGGCGGCGGACAGCCCGTCGAGCAGCCGGGGCAGCAGGGCGCGGTGCCGTCCCCTTCCGGCCGTCGGGTTGATGAGCACGGCGACGGGACCCCCGGTGTGCGGGCCGGGCGGGTGATCGTCTGCGGTCACGGGCAGCACCGTAACCGGTCGGATGCCCGCCGGTCACCGGGGGCGGCGACGTCACCATCGGTGCCGGCGTCCGCGCGCACGGTGCAGCGGGGGTGGCGGTCTCGTCGCCGGCACATGCGGCGACGCCGCCCCCGGCAAGCGGGGACGGCGTCGGCGGACCGGGCGGCGCGGGGTCGTCAGGTCATGTCGTCGTAGCGACGTTCGATCGGGGCCGGTGGGGCGATCGGATCGGCTGCGCCGACCGGCGTGGCCATGTCGATCCGCTGCCCGGCCTCGACCGGCTCGGCGTCGTGCTCCAGCGGCGACACCTCGTCGTCGTCGAGGCCGGCGTAGACCTCCTTGCCGCGCCCTCGCCGGCGATCGTTGAGGAACGCGACCCCGACCGCGGCGAAGTAGAGCGCGGAGAGGCAGAGCGCCAGGGCGGTCATCCCGAACGGGTCCGGGGTGGGGGTCACCACGGCGGAGAAGGCGAAGAACACGAAGATCGCCACCCGCCACCAACCGAGCAGCTTCTTCCCGCTGGCCAGGCCCACGAAGTTGAGCATCAGCACGATCAGCGGGAACTCGAACGCCACCCCGAACAACAAGATCAAGTTGGTGACGAACGATATGTACCGGGTGACTTCCAGGTTGGTCGAGATGTCATCGCCGGACACATTCAGCAGGAACTCGAGGCCCTTGGTGGTGACGAAGAAGGCCAGCACCGCACCGGCGGCGAAGAGCGGCGCCGCCAGGGCCGTGAAGATGTAGGCGTAGCGCCGCTCGTTGCGGTGCAGCCCGGGCGCGATGAACGCCCAGAGCTGGTAGAGCCAGATGGGCGCCGCGATGATCAGGCCCACCCACAGGCCGATCTTCAGGTTCAACAGGAAGACGTCCGCAACGCCGAGCTGGACGAACTTGCACTTCCCGCTGATCGGGTCCATCGACGCCGGCAGGTCGCAGTACGGCTTCGACAGCAGCACCCGGACCGGCGTCGCCAGCCAGATGCCGATGCCGAAGCCGATCAGGATCGCCAGCGAGGCACGGAACAGGCGGTTGCGCAGCTCGCGGACGTGCTCGATGAGCGTCATCGAGCCGTCGGCGGCCCGTTCGAAACTGCTCGGGCCGCGCTTACGCAGTGCGAAGGCCACGGTGCTCGGGCCTCTCGATCAGTTGTCGCGGACGCGGTGCACCGGGTCGACGACCGGCTGCTGCTGCGGCGGGGCCTGGTACGGCGCCTGCTGCGGCTGCCCGGCGTGCGGCGGCAGCGGCTGGTAGCCGGCCTGCGCGTCGGCCTTCTCGGCGAGGTCGCGGTCGTCATCCTGCAGGCTCTTGGTCTCGGCCTTGATGATCCGCAGCGAACGGCCCAGCGAGCGCGCAGCGTCGGGGAGCCGCTTCGCACCGAAGAGCAGGATCAGCACAACCACGAGAACCGCGATGTGCCACGGCTTGAGGGC
The nucleotide sequence above comes from Micromonospora sp. NBC_00389. Encoded proteins:
- a CDS encoding AAA family ATPase encodes the protein MSAPGGFVDGDAGWPFVGRMRERDRAVEALTAPAGQGVLLTGDAGVGKSRLLEEVLDHALRRQHVVLRVTATPGWRGVPFGVLASRLPQPSDASVADVFRDAERRLREVAAGRGVVVGVDDLNWLDDASAALLERLVAGGTVRVVASVRGAALDAAPVAALRRSRAVDRVHVPPLNPDETALLVREGLGGPVDGLTLGALWRISQGNPLFLREAVRCGLRDGGLVQRDGMWTWPAESLCPTHLADLIEQTLGTLTPEEAEALQYVAHAEPAPLALIERTVDPLVAERLEERGLIRLVRHDAAVLVQTGHPLYAEVVRNRTGALRARRLRRTLAEALAAVDGGTDDRARIAAWRCEADLPVNADDLLVASEYALRRHDAVLAERLGRRIDSARGDWQVGRALVAQGRSDEADGYLARAAADLTDPRDRAEATALRALNMYWGGRRPDRARAVIDAGRRELPTEALSGLLAAEVGVAAFGGDAGGARASMARLAADRPRDPLLATAVAALLPYLLLFSGQPGRAVRMFDTGDVDIPETWPTMRAATQACHVQSLLLSGRLHEAERLAQCYYQDAVARGVADAVGLLAFSRGKCAYHAGQMRRSMRWLHEARTLAANTLFPIRDYVLSANAYVAAQLGELAESRRLLRQLIDDRADGDGNSGGLVAIDAELTTAWLTAAEGRPATATAMLRELHGRAEQATTVTVECLHLLSRLEPSVATAEQLAKATADCDSPLFELWSDYAHALAGDDPAALERVGTALEASGYLTLGLEAVVAAEAACGRRGDQRRANLLARRADLLRERCDGYWPPLSPRPTDRDGLTPRERQICELASTGHDNAAIAAELVLSVRTVENHLQRAYVKLGVRGRNGLTKAIDARQAG
- a CDS encoding DUF6223 family protein — its product is MAGAVLLGGFGFAAPAVANVSAQPTAADVYAMSAGRLGASVAAVLGLAGAIIGGLALARPTGRIGTSNGLLGATMALAGGLIGLALGGLVVATSDSGIGTGNGRGGAYVALVVGLIAMVLGGLALARSRRTG
- a CDS encoding sensor histidine kinase, encoding MSTGRSGDRAAVTDWAIAVCVAAVLVVAGLSENHSTTDLDLLGYVLLVAGGLALVARRRAPVPVLAVTGLCAVGYQAVGFDVPAVAFLFAVYAAVRAGHRVSTVLAAVLMLAALPVAALALPQDMSVAEALARARGALEVAWLVAAGAAGEALRQAERRADEAERTREETARRRADEERLHIARELHDSLTHQISIIKVQAEVAVHLARKRGEEVPEALLAIREAGREATRELRATLEALRDDDTTPPHGLDHLPELVERARLTGLDATLTIGGQRHEVPAAVDRTAYRIVQESLTNIARHAAAATASVRIDYRPDALAIRVDDDGEATPDTAPMPGVGLLGMRERVTALGGRLRAEPRNGGGFTVHAELPVGRTS
- a CDS encoding response regulator transcription factor — translated: MIRVLLVDDQPLLRSGFRALLDVEDDIEVVAEAADGREGLVLAREHLPDIALIDIQMPVMDGIEATRRIAADPTLARVHVVILTNYGLDEHVFHALRAGAAGFLVKDIEPADFLHAIRVAARGDALLAPSITRKLINRYVTEPLHTGVGTTLKGLTTRERETVALLAQGLSNDQIAERMVISPMTAKTHINRAMTKLHARDRAQLVVLAYESGLVVPRNR
- a CDS encoding ArsR/SmtB family transcription factor — encoded protein: MEDVGAAKTGMPAISPLAGEPIKRADAERLAGVLKAFADPARLRLLSLIQAAPQGEASVTDLTAPLGLSQPTVSHHLRILTEAGLLEREKRGVWAYYRLVPSAIAAIADLLTPPRKRATKKTR
- a CDS encoding MHYT domain-containing protein, with product MAEINHFEYGWITPALSYALSVLGSVLGLICAGRIRTAGTAGQRAWWGLLAAWAIGGTAIWAMHFMAMLGFAVDGTRIRYDVPLTAASTVIAVVAVGIGLAIVGTGRLNPVRLVAGGIFTGAGVAAMHYTGMAAMRLNGSLGYDTTRVALSVVIAVVAATVALWLAMTVRRPLAIFASALVMGVAVNGMHFTGMSALSVHQHEAEGGVTDVAGTGMGNLLVPIVLAVIFGVVGLLYALLAAPTDDDRAAAAYLDARRAPESAVAPPTAAPDPVGLRARSTLGQPGTPFPSRREMPPR